The genomic segment CCAGTTGATTCTTGAGGCCAtcctttctagagttttctatgtagagagtTCTCAgcagcagtttgtttgtttatttatttatttatttatttgtttatttatttatttatttatttatttatttatttatttatttatttatttatttctatcccgcctatctggtcatactagaccactctaggcagtttaccattcctttcttttgggggcagTCTGGGACTAATGCATCTTGCCTCAGGCTACACAGCATgacccttcttctgggaggcacagaaGAAAACCAAGTtccctctgactccacagcccaGGCTACTATCCTACCAGCTATCCTgtatgaattaaaatattaagtaaATGGATCTATTTTACCTGCTTAAGATGCAACTGGCATTTCTTGTTTCTTCAGAGTCATGAATGATGAGCTCACTAACTCCAGAGCAATTCTCCAGCGTCAAACCAGAGATGCGCAAAGTGCAATTCAGGATCTACTATGTGAACGTGATCAGTTTCGCCAAGAAATGATTGCTACACAAAAGTATGAACATATGTGTTGCTTCCAACCTATGACCATTCATCTTGTTGGAAAGGGATGCAATTTGGCAACTTCTGTCAGTGCCCATTGATCACtaagtgctttgttttgttggtgGGGGACAGGACATCAAGGGCCTTGTATCACCTTGAACATTTATTGTTGCATAAGCTTTCATGACTGGAGCTCACTCTTATACTTACTCACTATGTGGATTTACTctatatatttgcatatttgtaAACTCAGAATAGTTGAACCAAATTGCCATGACATGCACAAGGTTGATGCAAGGTAATGCAGTATAACCATTCACAGCAACAGTGAGAGGTCATAATGTAGCTCATCAACAAATGAACTTCACAGCCAGGCTCTATTAAACTAGAACATATCACAAAGTCTGATTTAAGCCTTAAGACATTAGGTTGGAACTAGACTCAATTAGCTACACATAATTCCCATTCAAATACTGATTTCAAACACAATTAAAGCATTCATTTCTCAACAGAGTCATTCATCTTCAAACACAAGTAGAGGGAGTTGTGGATGTATGATCCGGTCCTGTACTACCCACTTCCAAACTCCACATGTTTTTGGGGAAGGTCTGGAAAGACATGTGACATGCTGTGTCACATGGATGAACAAAATTATAGAACTCCATGGGGTCAGAAACCCTGAGAAAGCAGGGCAGCCATTCATTTTCTGTACTGTTCAggggactgtgttggctttctttacTCATGTTGGGGAGAATATGGTTTACATGTAACTAACTTAACAGAATAGTCCTGGGACATTGTCCTGAAATTACAGCAAGGAAAGAAAATCCCTTTCAAGATATTAGGACTGTGTGTAGGTAACAGTTCcctatcatttctttttctttagtttttgaCTATAGCTCCTGTCATCACTTACCACTGGCTTTATTAGTCAGGACTGATGGGAGTTCAAGGGGGGACTCTAAAAAGCCACCTGTCTCTTAGCTCTGACCTTGGAGGGGGAGAACTGATCTTTTGATTTCCTCACTTCCAGACATTATGGAAGCTTGTGCTGTGTCTCCTCTCTCCAGGTTGGAATTCACCCTTTAAaaagcaagggggaggggggttgtATTGGGGCTGTGGCAGTACTCAGGATGGGGGACATATGTCTGTTGGATGTACCAGGGCTCTCACTGTTCAACATAGAAGGGATAAAGTCCTGTTACTTATGATGAAATTATTTAAGTCCTGTAGGGCCCAGGACGGGCCAACAAATGGTTGTGTTGTTAGTTCTACCCAAACAGCAATTGCTTAGCAGAGCTTTGCAAAAGTTGGGAGTCTCTCACATCAAAACAATCTGTTGTTAGTGTTGCTGCTGTTAAGGATTGTGATCTGAATCTGTATCCAGCTTACTAGTTTCCTGTCCCATTGTGGTTCTTAATTATCTATAATGCTGTTGTgaatttgaaatttatttttctagAAATGTTTATACATCTATGGccagaaatcctgttggtgttcatgtGAAGTAATTTGCTGTagttaattgcagctaattgatgagatggtGGGGCAGTCTCAGTTGCATGTCTCTTTATGCCCCTGACAGCAACAGAGCTACATCTCAGCAcatcatcaattagctgcagcaggtaagtcaaaccttacacaaacatcaataggattccagcctatTAGCCTTTAAGATACCACAACGGGTTTTAAAGTACGTAATAGGAAATGCACCCATATTCACTGGGTAAGATATGGTCCTGCAGGCTTGATATGGGTTGAGGCCTCCTATACAAAGAGAGTATTTTCTCACTGTTTACATTCTCACCAACAAAATTTGAGCCCCTTGAAAATATGGAAGATTGGGTTGAAATAATTCTAACTTAGTTGGTTGTCCTACCATGGTCTCTCTTTCAGTCAAAGGCTGTGTGGatgctctaggtcagtggttcttaacctttttgaaagaaacgcccccttgagccattgaggaagttatcatcgcccccctccccacggtgatgatatcttatttatttatttatttgtttatttatttatttatttattacacttaaatccaatgacccctgaaaacaaaattcaattccaagaaaatgaaatgccccccaaaaagtaacatttaatgatttagttgcaagcgaattttaagacgcaaagagaaatataaaaagggcataaaaacaaaccacaatgcaggaactaaaaatttcaagacgaaaactatgaaactaaattaagattggaggaacaggtttggcttgctccagtgcccccctaccaccccccttctgctccagcgcccccacgccgcccctttttgttctaccgcccccctgaaaaattaaatcgccccctggggggcattatcgcccaggttaagagccactgctctaggtcactggttcttaaccttgggttactcaggaattttggactgcaactcccagaagccttcaccaccaactgtgctggctggggtttctgggagttgcaattcaaaaacatccgagtaacaaaggttaagaaccactgctctaggttaCACAACTAGTTTTCTTCATGCTATATTTCCTATCCTAAATTTTAGTCAGAAACTACACATGGCCATCTCCCTGTATCAGCAGCATAATTGTAGCTTTTGATTGCTGCAGTTGTGTGCTAGCCTCCACCTTCCAACCTACTTCAAGCCTGCCTCGCCCATCACTGTTGTTCACATCACCTCTAGGACcaatgaaaccttttttttttttttgcctaaaatgttgattaaaatctttttttttttccctgtacaGGTTGCTGGAGGAGCTGCTGGTTTCTCTGCAATGGGGAAGACAACAAACATACTATCCTAGTGCACAGCCACATAGTACAGCAGAGCTAGCAGCTGTAAATCATAAACTTGCTAGAGCAGTAACTTCACACCTTCTTGGAAATGCTGGCAATATTAACAGTCCAAAAAAGAATTCTTCACCAACAGAACTCTGCAGTACCCCTGCTGAGAAAATGGCTGAAATGGTAAGTACCCTCAGTTGTAGCCTCacaatttatttataaatttgttTGCTCCTCTTTGGAGCATTAAGATGCTGTTTCAAGCAcaattttgaaaaatgcaaaacatGTCCTTTTTATTGGATGGCCATTATTGCTAAGTCGGTAAGCTTTTATATTTAGCACAAGAGCACATACAGAATCTGAACATATGAATTAATAGTTACAAATTTAGAACTGTCAGTTTACCAGAACTGTGTATTCACTGAAAGTTGCCCCTCTTAAAGAGAGTGCAGCACAATCCTCAACCTACACCATCATGATTGGGCAGCTTATGGACCATTATATATTGTTGGATTCTAGATATCAGTCCCAGCTTGCACAGCCAATGGCTGAGTGTTGGGAATTGCAATCCATCAATATCTGAAAAGCAGCCACCCCATCTTAGAAAGATAGGTAGCTGAATTTTTTCTTATCCACACCTCTACAAGAACAAGTAATGTCCATACCATGTGCTTTTAATATTTCAAAGATGTCTTGTCCTAACTTGTTTGCTTCAAATTGATTTTATTGCAGTTTGTGGCCATACTAAGTTCTGTTTACTCTTTCAAATTAGAAGTCTTTTATTACCCTTtacatttcatcatcatcacagagAATAACCCTTATCTCCTCTCTGCGCAAAAGATACTGCAACCAGGAGTGAAGAATAGGCAGTTCTGCAACCTGAACTGAACTCAATCTCTAGAGCTGCTCCATTTAATGTTGAAGCTGTAACACCTCTCCCAGTTCAGCACAGTGTTAGGGATAAAATGACTGCCTCTTCCTGATCAACCTTTACTGCTTTTATTAGATATACAAGAATATTATTGGCAGTGGCAAAAATGTAATAAGTgtgtaaatgtaaaaaaatgtgATGATACTATCGAACAAACTataacagagcacagacagagttctgactcctgtcctctgaagatgccagccacagagactggtgaaacgttaggaagacaaACCTTAAGAACaaagccaaacagcccagaaaacccacaacaaccataataaggCTTTGTTTCATTACAAAAATTCATGATCATATTTCTTTCCAGGTACTAAGAGTGCTAGATCCTGGCACATGTGCAGAAGCATCACCAGACCTTCCTTTTGCTGAGCCTTCAGCATCTTCTTTCCTTTCACCAAAGAAGAACATTGGACGTTTTCACCCATATACTAGATATGAAAATATAACTTTTAACTGCTGCAGTCACTGTCAGGGAGAACTGATAGCTCTTTAAAAATGGTTCAAATTTAATAGCGAGCtctatttttccctttctgagtATGATACTTTCTCAACGCTCTATATTCACTAGTCTGTGGTTTTTTTCCAGATGTGATGGGCTTGTTACACTAGAAATATACTTCTCATAATACTGATGCAGAATGTGTAGCACTTCAGAAATTGTTGGATTGCAGATCCAATCAGCTCTAGCCAGTACAGTGAGATCTGCTGTTCAACACTatttggaaggccacacattTCCTATCCTTGCCATACAGCCTTCAGGCCTATAAAAGATCTGTGTCCAATCTGATTCTTAACAGAGTGTGCTAGCAATATAACAAGAATGGCTCTCTGAGGCaaataagaaaatgtaaacatATGCTCAGTGCTGTACCTAGGCCTATAATTAGAAATTACATATAACTTGTATTTTGAGTATTCTAATAGAAACTCCATAAGCaccatttgaatttttttctcattgaAGAGATACAGATAGATTCTGTTTACTAAAGTATTTATTTCAATTATGACTGATGATGATTATAGTGCTCAAGTGTTTTACAGTCTGTATCTATTGCTATTCTGTGAGCTGTTACATGGGCAGTTGTAAATATTTACTTTGAGAATAGCTCAGAGTACTTAGTTGGATAAGCTTTAGATTTCTGAACTAATACAGATAAAAGACTGTGGAGTTAATTTACAGTTTGAGATTAAATTAATTCTAGAGTGTGTTTCTCTGTTCATACAAAACTGAAGCCAAAGAATAGCAACCAGCTATTAGAGTACCATTGCAAAGGTATTTCtcaatgaccagaatcctgttgagttTGTACAACACAAACCCAAAATTGCATAACCAATTGGCCAATTGTTGCAATTGTCTGTTACACACTCAGACATACCTAGATGATGCACTCAGTGGCACACCTAATCATACAACGGATGGTCAGAAAACTGCAAAGACAGTTACACAATTCCCCTATCATGCACAGTATTTTACAGTAGGGTTCTAACCAGTGGACTGTGAACATCTACAGCACAGATCTTAAACACCCTTAAACATGTATTCCTGGGGACCTTGAATACTATATTTTTTACTATACCTATTGAACATGGTTGGACCGCTTTTGCCTCTACACCTCTATGTATGCAGCTGAAAGGTTCTTTCCTGAAAATAGGCTGAGTGTGCTGCCCAATTAAAAGGCAAATCTTCTTGCCTATATTTCTTATACAGTAATATTTCTAACAGACACATGCAGAAAGCTGCTGTTCTATTATGTACCCAAATATTGGACATGCAGATGGGGGCTGACTCATCCTTTGCTTTTTGAGAGACATGCCAACCCACTTTATCTGAGGTTGTGAGATGACATGCCCATTTCAGGATATATATTTTGGCTATATTGTAGACCTTTACATGGCAGCCATACTATCAGAAGGCAATGATTAGTATTTGCACCATGGCACCAGAGGGGTTGGGGGTCAGGCCTTAATGCCTTAGTGGGTAGCCAATCTAATCAAAGCCCATACAGCAATAATCTTTCCACAGAACAcatagttctgactcctgtcctctgaagatgccagccacagagaaaaaccttaagaacacagccaaacagctcaGAAAACCCACCTAACAGTGAGAGAAGAAAATGAGAGTCTCagaatggaataataataatctaaccAGCAATACAAGCCTTTCACTTTGCCGTACACCTCCAAGAAATGGCTGGCATAATGGCTGCAAGAGAACATTGCATGCTGATCTTGCTGTTTTTTTGCAGTATCCAAAGATGATCTTGGACTTCAGCTTTCACTCATTTTCTACCCTGGTGCCAGGAACTCAGTATACGAATACTGATTTCCCCTATCCTTGGTTCAGACTGCTGACCATCTTATCCCTACAAATGCCAAATGGAATGAGAAAGACCTAATATGATGTTCCTCCATCTCAGGAATACACAGCAGTTCTTTGCTCTATAACACAATTGTACCCAATGCTGTCCATTTGTCTGAACAGAGTATACATGTGTTATTTCATAGTATCACACAGAAATATCTGAGGCAGACATATTTTATTGAAatgcaatagaattttggcctgCTCTGCTTTATACTCTTTATAATAAATGTATTTCAAAACATGTAGTTTGGCCTGCCTTCAGAGCTGAAAACCTTTTTCTGACTACCACAAGATAGAAATGACAATATAATTAAGTGCTCATTCATCTTAAAATGGTCAATGGTATATATTCATATGAACATTATAAGGAATTAGTACCAAATGGTCTGAAATCTCCTTCAATGCTTGGTTTTTAATAAACATGAAATTTTTTGGAGGAAACAAATGGTTGAAGATGCATGCATATACAAAAGTACAAGAAGTGTTTTTTAAGACAATGTATACTGTAGTCACCAGTTGCTGCCTTATTTCTACCTACTTTCATTGGTGCTTAATTTTAGTTCTTTGACTTTAAATATTTGCCCATTGATTCTGTACTgagatgtcattttttaaaaacatgatttcttATAACAATAGCTCCCCCCAAATGAGCAGAAAATGCTTCTTGAAAAATGGTGTGGATATTCTGAATTCCACTGAGGGGTCTTTCTGAGTTGGTGATGCAGTTGTCACTTTCCAATGCTTTATTTGAGGTGGGGAAGGAACATAACAGACCGTGGGCAGAACTTTGATACAGTGTAGCAATGAATAGGAATGTGCCTCAAACTAGATATCCATCCAGCATTAGTGCTGTTTACCAACACCATGGCATGTGCTGTGATAAGTTGTGGAAAACATTGACATTATTCTcaaaaattaattatttacaTTGCAATTACCACACAGGTGTTTATTCTGATTTATGTTTTTTAGAACCATTAATACAATCTTGACCCATTCACAAATACAGAATTACTCCAGGTTTAAAAGGGGAACAGATTAGTAAGACTGAGAAAATTAAACCATTATTAAAGGATTATGAAACATACCAGAAGTGAAGCTACTCCCAAAAGGCAGCCAACTCAAGCTGTACAAGATAGTGTGAAGGACATGTGAATCACCAGGTGATTCTAAGCCTCAGCTATACTGGTCTGTGAAACGAAGACATCTTGGTTCAGAAATTGAACAAAGAATATTCTCTACTTGTTTCGCTCTTCTGGCTTCCTGCCTAAACTGCTTTGATCGCTCTTTGGCAGCTAGCTGCTCTTCccgcttttctcttcttttcctcctcagccatctgcagagaaataaaatagTCAGAGTGAATTACCAATATGtatggcgtcacgaagagtcagacacgactaaacgactaaacaacaacaacaatcgaTTTCCTTTGGTTCTTAACCAGAGTTCTAACTCTGTTCCCTCAGCCACCTAAAAGCAGATCAATTTTTAAACCTAAAATAGTTTAGCACTCTCTAGTACTTTAATCTGATAGCACCATTCATCTTCTTTTGCTCCAGTCTCAAGAGAAGAATGAATTTCCGTTCACTATTAAAAGCAATCTATCGACTGCAAGTTTAGAgtgtgaagttttaaaaaaatgttatttgacAGTTTTCTGTGTTCCCAAAACTTTCTATAGTATGCAGATATGTGTGTCTCATATGAGTGAGGATATTTTGAAAGGTTTTGggaacacagaaaggaaaataatcacTTTCTGGTAGAGACAAAggtcttccttttttgctttgtggaaGCAAATTAAATTGCTCAATAGTGAATagaatgtttccttttaaaaagtaatgggaGGGCAGAATCACCCCAGAAACATACTGTTTAAAAGCTTTGTCATTTTCCATTGCTCTTGGAAGGAAAAACATGCACTCTTCCTGTTGTTtcatattttgcatttctttttctttaatttgttcttgtttctttttcttaagcCATGACCTGAATGCTTCTTCTGGATTTCTACTTTCCtgctatttaaaagaaaaacacaagcatttactCTTGTTTTCAAAATTAGGGAAACATACAGCACATAAGttaatgcaaataaaatagaACATTAGCAACCTGATTGCAAATATTTTACCGGGTAGAATATTTTGAGGCAAACCTTATCATCATATAATTGAACCAGAAAGCATTTAGATTTTTCATACATGTCCCCAATATATGCACAGCTAGTTTTTAAAGAAGAACCACAGCAGGAAAACAATTCAAACTAACAAGACTGGGCTGTGAAAAGGAAAACAGACTTGGAATAGATTTCTTTGGAATTCTGTCTCCTAGGCTTTTGAGCCCTGAGTTTGAAAACAGGTGTGTTGTGCTGGGACTTCCCAGAAAAGGGAAGACAATATTTAGTGTCCAGAAAAAGACCTGCACCAGATTCACATTTATAAGGTTCAGTGCTAATCCccagactgcaactctcagaaatcctggccagcactgatgaaggcttctgtgagttccagtccaagaatatatggggactcaagtttggaaaccactggattCGAACAAGTACCAAactctttcaaaataaaatgtggtATGCAACTACAACTGCCACAAAAGACATTTTAGTGATATTTGGCAGCATAGCTAACGGAGTCTCACTGTCTGGTTTTCCAATTAAGCAGAGCACAGCAAGGTAATAGGTATGGAAATGATGACTTACTCTGGTGTTCAAGTCTTCCAGCTCTTTTGCACGCTGAATTCTTCTTTCATCTtgcatttgttcttttttcttctgtaaCCAAGCTCTGAAGACCATGtcattctctttccttttctgttcctccaTTACTCTTTTTCGTATTTCTTCCTTtcattaaaatgtgaaaattagaatATTTAAACAATTTCATCCAAAATTCAACAAGGAAATAGAGCATTTCAGAGAGGAAGTAGTATactttgtttaaattatattatcCTGTTCTTTAAAGAAGCATACAAATACCATTATCTAATAATGCTAACTAAATTCCTAAATTCCATACCTATTACTCTGGGATCAAATCCAAGCCCCTCAGTATAGGCTGCACCTGGCCTGGAgatggtcattttttaaaaattaaacaataaatacCTGAATATGCACATATGTTTCTTTTGGTTGTCTTTTGGGGGTGTGTAGGGTGTGTTTGGGGACCCACTCCAATCCTCATGAGTAGAGATGAGGACAACTCACCATTCTGGCAAGTCGTcttgcttcgtgagtcgtcaaaagttgacaactcacgaagcacaaagttgcccccatgaactgatgaataaCAAATGTATTCATCGATTCAGGGCGTGttactaaaaacacacacagacatcccGCTGCCACTGCCTTGCCAGCACGTGAACCCTGGgccatgaacacagttttggctgtagtacatcTATTTGACCACTGTACAATGGGGGTCCTTCTTACAGCTCTTCTCCACAAAGTTTTTCTACATGAATTTTCAAAAATtttggaagaaaccaaatttggcggtggatgatACTGGCAATTATAAGCCAgtagccaatgtttctttccttagtaaaatGATGGAGAGTGTGGTGACCAACTAGCTTCATGTTCTTTTGGATGAAactaatgccctggatccattccagtcgggctccaggccgcaccacggtacagaaatggcattggtcgccctgctggatgacctgttgagggaggccaacggGTAAAaaatctttgttggtcctccgcggtatctcagccaccttttataaagtcgaccacagtatcctcctgagaaGGCTccccaagttgggaattggtggtctggcgcttgcttggctccgatccttcttagAGGACTGTCCTcggagagtacagcttggggagagtgttttggccctgtggagtctcaattgtggggttctgcagggctcgattatctccccaatgctgtttaatatctatatgaggccgctgggtggggtcatcagggggtgtggggcatcgtgtcatcagtatgctgatgacactcagatctacatctccttttttccaaccacagtggataccgttctgtcccttcagcattgtctggaggctgtaatgcaatggatgcagaaaaatgagctgaacccagacaagatggaggttctgagggtgggtggccccaccattagcagtttgggaaactcactctcttttggggggtgactctcaccgcgaagcatgaggttcgcagcttggggtttcatctggacccggcgctcaccatggaaacccaggtggcgtcagtggcccgctctgcctatttccatctgtggtggattgcccagctgcgccccTATCTTGATATtgaggcactcaccactttggtccatgtgcttgtaatctcgagattagaccactacgtggggctacctttgagattgatgcggaagcttcaaatggtgcagaatgtggtggccagacttctcagtgggacaagaaaatatcaccatatttcccccactctggctgccttgcattgggtgcccgtttgtttctgcattgatttcaaagtgttaatgattacatataaagccctaaacggtttaggacctcaatacctggcagaacgcctcctcccacctaaatctactcgaatcactcgctctagccaggaggggcggctgaggggcctaacgccaagggaggcatggaaagaaaaaacaagaaaccgggtcttctcagcagtgccccccccccacctttggaATAGTCTCCCCTCCGAGATTCTCTTGGCCctttcgctgggtattttcaaaagccaactcaagacctggctatttaggcagaccttccctccggTCACTATCTGATTTTttaccttttccatcttgaatgacattctttgttgttaaattgttgtttgatactattttattgtttttagtctattttattgtgagctaTCCAGAGTAGACGCTGGGAACATAACAGAATTTTCAGATATAATTAGAATATTAAAATGAAATCACATGTTGTGGAACACACAGGGTTGGATTCACATGTCATGCATGGAAACGACACAATGAAATCAATTAAATTTCATTTAGTCATGATTGACTCATacatttcagtgggtttactctcaagtatgactaaatctggatACTACTCATTAGTGACTAGCCTGTGAAAGTACTACCAGAGATGAAGAAATACCCATTTACTGAGATAACATTTAAAAAGGATTAGACAGATTGCATAAAAGATAATGTACAGGCTATTAGCCATGACACCATTTACTAGTGgtgccagtttgtttctgggcaaaattcaaggtattgatgctaatttataaagccctttacagttaggaccttgctacctgtaCCATTCACATATCCCAGTCTTTAATGTtgtgggtggccactccaaaaaAGGCCTCTGGAAAGCATCAGTCAGAACTGGGCCTTTTCAATAGTGGCTGCTCTCCTCTTCCTGTGGTGGTGCGACTAGATCCCACCCTCTTGAGCTtccacaagcaaattaaaacctgacTTTTTACCCGTGCCTTTCCAAGCACCACCCTTTCGTAAAATTATGCTGGCCTGTTGCCTGCCATCCTATGTCCCAGACTGGTGATTTTATGGGGCAGAGGgttctgtttgttttctattaatatgtttttcatatttttagcTGTATGGTTTATAATGTTTTGTAAATGACCCAGAGTAGTGGTATGCTCactcactaaatgggtggggtatgtatgcatgcatgcatgtataaatatataataaaaataaaaaatattaacaaGAGCACAGAATCAATAAGGCATGTTACTCAAATATCTGTATATTCCTACTCACAATTCTAGTGATCTGCTCATCTCCTTTGTACTCTTACCTCTTTCcttaatttttctcttctttgctccatttgtttttgtagtTCCTTTTGCCTAGGTGATAGGCAGTATGTAGAACTCCTCATACCAAGACCGACATTTGCAGACTGTACCCTGCGTGGACTTTTCCCCCTTTCAGTGTTTCTTATAATGTTGATGGCTGAACTTGGTCGAATGGATGGTGGTCGAGGGACATAAATAAAGCCTTCTCGGGAAGGAGAACAAGATTTTACAGGTGTTTGTAGCAAGGACTCATCATTTTTAATACAGATAGTGCCAAAAGAAGTACTGTAGGAAGCTTTAGGAGAAATGTGTTGAGTTTCAATGTCAGTAAAAGAAACACTTAGTGGAGGAAAGAAGCCTTGGCTCTCAATATCATGAATACTCAGGAGTTCAAATTTCCCATCTTTTTCTACTAGGATCTTGCCATCCTTGTGTTCATCATCTCTCCCACCattaatagaaagagaaaaatcttcCTGTCCTGCATCATTAGAAATATGCAACTGTGACAGTCTACCTGAAATGTTTCTTTCCCTGTGAGGGTCACTTTCATCAGCTTCTACAGCTTTCAGAGATGGAACTTCAAGATCTACCAAATCATCCTTGAATTTtagtttcctttcttttgtttcatcCAGAGGTTCCTGATATAACAGAAGTTTGTTGGCTTCTTCTATTTTTTCTAAGATGTAACGCTTTATATCTTCATCATCCTCCACGTCTTCCTGGTCAAACTTTGATTCCTGACAGGAGTTTTCACTGTCAGTATCAGATGCCTGCTCCAACAGCTTCATATCATGTTCAAATATAGAATGTATTTCATTTTGGGACCTTTCATCCTTCAGAACTTCCTTCAGTTTAGGAGATTCTTGTGCTGAACTTCCATCTTCATCCTTCAAGATTTCTTCAGGGTCAAGAGACCCTTGTGAAGAATTTATTCTATCTT from the Pogona vitticeps strain Pit_001003342236 chromosome 3, PviZW2.1, whole genome shotgun sequence genome contains:
- the CCDC181 gene encoding coiled-coil domain-containing protein 181 isoform X1 codes for the protein MGDKKDTTESTDSGDSTEGGDYEDDFEKDLEWLINEEEKRISSDIQNHDDNEENVETSVDKDLRGREDRINSSQGSLDPEEILKDEDGSSAQESPKLKEVLKDERSQNEIHSIFEHDMKLLEQASDTDSENSCQESKFDQEDVEDDEDIKRYILEKIEEANKLLLYQEPLDETKERKLKFKDDLVDLEVPSLKAVEADESDPHRERNISGRLSQLHISNDAGQEDFSLSINGGRDDEHKDGKILVEKDGKFELLSIHDIESQGFFPPLSVSFTDIETQHISPKASYSTSFGTICIKNDESLLQTPVKSCSPSREGFIYVPRPPSIRPSSAINIIRNTERGKSPRRVQSANVGLGMRSSTYCLSPRQKELQKQMEQRREKLRKEEEIRKRVMEEQKRKENDMVFRAWLQKKKEQMQDERRIQRAKELEDLNTRQESRNPEEAFRSWLKKKKQEQIKEKEMQNMKQQEECMFFLPRAMENDKAFKQWLRRKRREKREEQLAAKERSKQFRQEARRAKQVENILCSISEPRCLRFTDQYS
- the CCDC181 gene encoding coiled-coil domain-containing protein 181 isoform X2, encoding MGDKKDTTESTDSGDSTEGGDYEDDFEKDLEWLINEEEKRISSDIQNHDDNEENVETSVDKDLRGREDRINSSQGSLDPEEILKDEDGSSAQESPKLKEVLKDERSQNEIHSIFEHDMKLLEQASDTDSENSCQESKFDQEDVEDDEDIKRYILEKIEEANKLLLYQEPLDETKERKLKFKDDLVDLEVPSLKAVEADESDPHRERNISGRLSQLHISNDAGQEDFSLSINGGRDDEHKDGKILVEKDGKFELLSIHDIESQGFFPPLSVSFTDIETQHISPKASYSTSFGTICIKNDESLLQTPVKSCSPSREGFIYVPRPPSIRPSSAINIIRNTERGKSPRRVQSANVGLGMRSSTYCLSPRQKELQKQMEQRREKLRKEEEIRKRVMEEQKRKENDMVFRAWLQKKKEQMQDERRIQRAKELEDLNTRESRNPEEAFRSWLKKKKQEQIKEKEMQNMKQQEECMFFLPRAMENDKAFKQWLRRKRREKREEQLAAKERSKQFRQEARRAKQVENILCSISEPRCLRFTDQYS
- the CCDC181 gene encoding coiled-coil domain-containing protein 181 isoform X3, translated to MGDKKDTTESTDSGDSTEGGDYEDDFEKDLEWLINEEEKRISSDIQNHDDNEENVETSVDKDLRGREDRINSSQGSLDPEEILKDEDGSSAQESPKLKEVLKDERSQNEIHSIFEHDMKLLEQASDTDSENSCQESKFDQEDVEDDEDIKRYILEKIEEANKLLLYQEPLDETKERKLKFKDDLVDLEVPSLKAVEADESDPHRERNISGRLSQLHISNDAGQEDFSLSINGGRDDEHKDGKILVEKDGKFELLSIHDIESQGFFPPLSVSFTDIETQHISPKASYSTSFGTICIKNDESLLQTPVKSCSPSREGFIYVPRPPSIRPSSAINIIRNTERGKSPRRVQSANVGLGMRSSTYCLSPRQKELQKQMEQRREKLRKEEEIRKRVMEEQKRKENDMVFRAWLQKKKEQMQDERRIQRAKELEDLNTRMAEEEKKRKAGRAASCQRAIKAV